Genomic DNA from Desulfovibrio aminophilus DSM 12254:
GCAGGATCAAGGGCTTGATGCTGTTCAGGAAAGGGCATACCGGGGTCACGGCCAGGACGTCCAGGTCCGGGTGAACCAACGGCCCGCCCGCAGAAAGCCCGTAGGCCGTGGAGCCGGTAGGAGTGGAAACCACCAACCCGTCGGCGCGCAGGGAGGCCACATGCTCGCCGTCGTGGGCCAGTCCCAGGCGGATGAGCCGGGCCAGCACACCGCGGCTGACCACGATGTCATTCACGGCCAGACCCCGCTCCACCCCCTCTCCGCCGCGCAGCACGGCGTACTCCAGGCAGAGCCGACGGCGCACGAGGAAATCCCCGGTCAGGAGCCGCCCGAGCACTTCCGGCCAGCGCTCCCGCGAGGTCTCGGCCAGGAAGCCCACGCGGCCGAGGTTGAGGGCCAGCAAGGGCGCCGGATGGCCGTGCATGCGCCGGGCGACGCTGATGAGTGTGCCGTCGCCGCCCAGGACGAGCACCAGGCCGTAGTCCCCGAATTCGGCCAAGCCGGAGCGCACCGGGGCGTCCGGGCTGTGTTCGCTGACGCCCACGCGCGCGTTCCGCTCCCGGAGGGAGACGGCGATCTCCAGCCCGAGTTCCCGCGCGGCCGCGTCCCCGGCCTTGGTCACGATGAGAAAAGAGTCCACGGGTTCCGACATGGGCGCAGACTAGACAAAAGACGCCGAACATTCAACCGATTGAGCCGGAGCCGTCCGGCGGTATTATTTTGTCTTTTTCCGGCGGCGGCCCTAAAGTTTTTCGGGGCTCAAGCCGAAATATATATTTGAGGAGGTCCATGCCCGGTGCTCGCCAACACAGCAGATGTTCGAATTATGCTGCGGACTTACGGCAAGCAGCTATCGAACGCCAAACGTCTGGCGCGGTTCCGGCGCGCCCTGCGCCTGTCCGAGGCCCAGGACGTGGTGGACATCTCCCGGCAGGCCAGACGGCGGGAGCTGGTGGAACGCATCGCCAGGGAGATCATGGAGAATCTCATCGTGAACGGCGCGGAGAATCCGGTGGTGGAAGACATCCTGGACCGGCTGGAGGCCGAGACGGGCTGGCCCGTGCTTCTGGAATATCCGTTGGACGGCGGCGACCTGCGCATTCTGCGCCGGTCGGAGGACGCGCCCGAGTCTCTCGGCCCGGAAGAGGCCGCCCAGCTCATGCGGCGACTGTGGGAAATCACCCTGGCGAAGGTGGACGAAACCATGTTATGAGCCTGGAGGCGCCCAGGAGGTTCATATGGAAATCAACAAGCTCATCGGTGAACTGAACCCGTACGGCAAGCAGAAGGTGCAGGAGACGGCCAAGAGCGATGCCGCCCAGCGCTCCTCGTCCGGCGAATCCAAGAGCGGCGACGTGGTCAACCTTTCCGGCGACGCGAAGGTTCTCTCCGCGGCGATGTCCGCCGCCCGGGAAGCCCCGGACGTGCGCACGGAGAAGGTCCGCGCACTCAAGGAGCAGGTCCGGAACGGCACCTACAAGCCGGATATTCAGAAGGCCGCTCGGAATCTCGTCCGCGACGACCTGAGCCGGATTCTCTAGCCGCCTTCGGGGGTATTGTTCCGGTCGCCGGGACCATTCACCGGCTTGAAGTGCGTGGGATATTTGGAATCGACCTGCGGAACCTGCAACCCGAGCCGGGCCTCGGTGTTGATGATGATGGGCCCGGACAGGTTGAGCGTCGTCTCGGCGGGCCTTCCCTGCGGGATGGTCACGGTCACGATCACCGCGATCTGACGGATGTTCTCGATCCGCAGCAACCTCTTCTCCGCGTTGTCCAGCTTCACCTTGTAGTCGCTGAGGAACGGATAGGGATCGGCCACAAGCAGCCCCAATTCCGGGTCGCTCAGGCATTGCAGCAGGAGAAACGGGGACTTCTCGCCCACCTGGAGCAGGACGAACTCCCGCTTGTCCTCAATGCCGATGAGGCCGCGAGGGAAGTACAGGATGCTGTCCTCGGCGATGTCGCGTGGGCCGAGGCGCGTCTTGATGGTTCGCGTCATTTTTTTTGCCATAAGCTCGCCGCCGCCAGCAGATCCTGCTCGCTCGTTTCCAAGGCCAGCCGGTTCTGCTCCTTGATCTTCAGATAGACCTCTTCACGGTACACGGGCATGTCCTCGGGCACATCCAGCCCGAGCTTGATCTGCTTGCCCTGGACCGACAACACCTTGAGCTTGATGTTGTCGCCCAGATAGAGACTTTCGCCCGGTCGCCGGGTCAGGATGAGCATAGTTCCTCGATCTGCCGCCGTTTCATCGCGCGGCCGTTCGGCCGCCATCCCGGGCTTACCCCAGCCCAGCCGGGAAGTCCACTGTCTACAAGTACTTCAGGAGATTGTTCTGCATGATCATGCTCGAGGACCGGAGCACGGCCTGGTAGATGATCTCCTGCTGGGACAGCTGGGTGAGCAGTTCGCTCACGTCCGCGTCCTCGATGCTCGAGATGCGCTGGTTCTCGTTGAATTCCAGCCCATCCAGAATGGTCGAGGCCACGGTCAGCCGGTTTTCACGGCCGCCGACGCTGGCAGCCGCGTTGAGGATGTGCTTCTGGGACTCCGTGAGGCTGGCCAACGCCTGCTGCACGCCCTGCTGGTTGTTGGTCTCAAGGAAGGCGATCAGGTTGCCCATGGCCTCGAACATGTTCTTGGTGGCCGAGGCGTTGCTGTCCATGACCGCGAAGGAGCCGGCCCCCGCCAGGGAGAAGGCCGCCGAGGCGTTGCTGCTGCTCAGGTGGATGCGGTTGCCGTTGGAGTCGGCCGTCTGGTCCGGGTTCTGGTAGATGCCGCCGAATATCTCCATGCCCACTTCGTTGACGCGCACCCTCTCGGTGCTGGAGATGTCGATCTCGATGGCCGAGGAACGGGCATGCACGAAGAACTGCGCACCGGGCTGAAGCACGTTGCCGCCATTGGAGGCGATGGTCAGCAGGCCCCCGGCGATGGACAGGCTCACGTTGGAGGCCACGCCGTTGGGCGGCTGGACGTTGCCCGTGACCCAGTTCACCCCGCCGTCGGTGCTGTAGGAGTAAACCACGGTCTGGCTGCCCATGGCGGCCGGGGAACGCACCAGGCTGCCGTTCGAGAGGTAGCCGTCCACCCGCACCGCCACGTTGGGGCCGAAGGCTCCCGCCGCCCAGGCGATGAGGTCCTCCGTTCCCGCGCCCATGGCCTTCACGTCCACGTGCCCGGTGTCCTGCGAGTCGTCGCCCATATACTGGGCCGTGGGACGCAGCCAGAGCCACGTGCCCTCGGAGTTGCCCTCCTGCCCCTGAGGGGTGACCTTCACCCGGGCCGCGGGGTTGGTCAACGTCAGCCGCGCGCCGCTCCGCGGCAACTGGACCGTGGCCTCGCCGCCGGCGATGGTCACCGAGCCGTCGGTGAGGAAGGTCCGACCGCCGTCGATGCTGTAACGCACTCCCAGGTTGGCGTCGGAAAGAGCCATGCCCTCTCCCGCGCCCTGGGCGCCGGTCTTGTCATAGAACTGCACGAGGATCGTGCGGTCGGAGTCTCCGTCAATGGAAAAACCGCACTCCTGCGAGAACTGCCGGTCGTTGGTCGTCAGCCAGAGAACTTCCCGGAACGCGGGGGCGTCGGTCTTCTGGCCGGCGTACACGGACTTGCCGTCATACTGCAGGTTGGCCAAGCCGACGAGCTGTTCGAAGAGGCTGCGCACCTGGTAGCTGATCTGTTCCCGGTTGTCCTGGGTGATGGTGCCCGTGGCGGCCTGTTCGGCCAGGGCCTTGGCCTGGGACAGGATGTTCGAAACCTGGATGAGATTTTCGTCCGAGGCGTTCAGCCAGCCCTTGGCCGTGTCGATGTTGGATTGGTACTGCTTGACCGAGGCCAGGGTGGTTCGGTGGTCGAGGATGCGCACCATGCCCGAGGGATCGTCCGAGGGCTTGTTGACTCGCTTCATGCTGCTGGACTGGATGTTCAGCTCCATGAGCTTCGTCAAGGACGAGTTCATGTTGTAGACGTAGTTGCTGAAAAGCATGTTCTGGGTGACGCGCATGTCATCCCTCCCGTCAGGACTTGAGAGAAAGCAGGGTCTGCATCATCTCGTCCGCCGTGGTCACGAGCTTGGCCGCCGCCGTGTAGGCGTGCTGGAACTTGATGAGGTTGGTCATCTCCTCGTCGATGTTCACGCCCATGGCCTGCTGCTGCCTCTGGTCCAGGTCCGTGGCCAGGGCGTTGTTGAAATCATAGTTGTACTTGGCGGCGGCCGTGTCGGCGCCCACCTCGCCCACCAGGCTGTTGTAGTACTCGGAAAAGGTCTGCGAGGTGCTGCCGTTGCGCAAGGTCGAGAAGCTCACGTCCTGTTCCGCCAGCTTGCCGAGGGCCAAGGCGATGGTGTTGTCGCCCTCGTTGGCCTCGCCCGCGCCGTTGACCCGGCCGGCGCACATGTAGTTCAGGTTCGAGCCCACCTTGTCCGAGACGGCGATATCCTGGGCCGTGGAGCCCTGGAAATAGACGTTCAGGCCAAGGGCCGCCGTCAGCCCAGAGGAGTCCGTGCCGAAGGCGAATTGGTAGCCGTCCTTGGCCACGATGCGCAGCTGGTGGTTCACGATGTTGGCCGTCACGTAGCCGCCGAAGGACCGGTTCACGGCCGCGGCCGCATCCTCCAGGGTGTGCGTGCTGGGATCGAAATTCTGAATCCCGGGCGCGTCGCTCCAGTCCAGGGCCGCGCCGGAGACCAGAAGTCCGGTGTCGGCGTTGTAGACGTAGAACATGGAACTGCCGGACTGAAGCTTGTCGCCGAAGACCAGCCCGGTGGAGTCCTCGCCCAAGGGCCGGTCGTCGTGGGCCACGGAATAGGAGCCCTCGAGGTTGCCGAACTTCTCCAGACCACAGCCCTGGCTGTGCAGTCGATTCACTTCCCAGACCAGAGACTTGGACAAGGCGTCCAGCTTGTCCTGATAGCCACCCACGTAGTCGTCGCGGAAGTTGAACAGACCGGCCAGCGTGCCGCTGTTCAGGCGGCTGTTGTCCTCAGCGCCGTTGCCGTATTGCAACGGGGTGATGTTCTCCTTGGTGGAGGTGTTCTTCACCCAGTAGACGTTCTTCTTGGGGATGATGGTGAAGCGGTCGCCCTCGGCCATGGCCTGGGTCGGCGGGGTCAGGGGATCGCTCTCGTTGGCCGCGGTGTTGGGGTTGTCGGCGGTGCCGAACCACACCGTCAGACCGCCGATCTCGATCTTCCCGTCCTGGGGCCGGGCCGCGAAATGCTTCTCCTGTCCGTTCTCGTCCTCGAGCCAGGTCCGCCCCCCGTCCAGCGAGACCCGGAAGGTGGCGGCTCCGGCGCCGTTGCTCACCATGCCGCCGTCCACGCATTCCAGGGTGTACTCGTAGCTGTCGTTGCCCTCAAAGCAGACCTCGCCGTCGAAGTTGGACGTCGGGGTCAGGGAACGGCCGGTCTTGGGTGCGGAGAACTCCAGGGAATAGTGCTCCACCCCGTCCACCAGAGGCTGGCCGCCCTTGGTGGTCACGGTGAGATTGCCCTTGCCGTTGTCGATGACGTTGATGCCCATGATCTGGTCCAGGGCCCGCAGCTTCTGCGTCCGCTGGTCATAGAGGCTGTTGGCGTTGTTGGACCCGGGCTGATCGTAGAGATTGAGCTGGCGGTTGATCTCCGCGATGTCCTTGATGAGCTGGTTGGCCGAGTCCACATCCTGGGCTATCATCCGGTCGGCCTGCTGCTGCAGCTTGGACAGATCGGAATCCGTCTGATGCAGGAGCGAGGAGAAGGTCGTGGTGGCGTTCAACAAATCCTGGCGCGTGCCGAAATCCTTGGGATTCTGACTCACCTTGGTCCAGGCGTTGAAGAACGCGGACATGGCGTTGCTGATGCCGTAGCCGTCGGACTCGTTGAACATCGTCTCCACGCTCTGCAGCGAGGCGTAAGTCGTATCCCAACGCGCGGTCAGGGCTGCCTGATCGTAATACAGACGCTCGACCATCTCGTCGAAATAGCGGACGACCTCCGTGGCCCTGACGCCGAGCCCCACCTGCCCGGGGGTGTAGTTGATGGCTCCGGCCTCGGTCAGGGTCACGGCCCGGCGGGCGTAGCCGGGAGTATCGACGTTGGCGAGGTTCTCGCCGGTGACCTGGATGCAGGCCTGATGCGCCTGAAGGGCGCTCCGGGCCATGTCGAGGATGGAGTTGGGGCCGAACATCTAGAGCCTCCCTGAAACCAGCGAGGGGGCGTTGGAGGCCCGGGCCATGCGGCCCTTGGCCGAATAGGCCGTGCCCTTGGGCTGGATCTTCTCCTGCAGGAAGTTCAGAAGCTTGCGGCTTTGGTCGAAGAGCGCCAGAACCAGGTTCTGGTTCTTGGCCGCCTGCCGGGCGCAGAGCTGCTCCAGCCCGTCAAGCTTGAGGAGCAGGTCACGCAACGCGTCGCCCTCCTCCACCGGAACGGAGTCCAGAATCTCGCGCACACGCTTGGCCCCCGGGACGATCGACTGGACCTGGGAGCGCAGGCTCACCCGTTCCATGGCCAGCTGGCGCAACAACTCCTGGATGGATATCTCGATGCGGGAAACGTCCTGGGGCTTGCCGCTCTTGAGGTAGGAAAATTCTTCATCCAGAAGTTCGGCCAGCAGGACGAGAGCCCGCTGCTGCCTGGACAAATTTTCCTGGATTCTGCTCTCCATCCGCCCCTCCATCTGACAAACAAGCTGTCGGTTTTTCATGATGTTTCATCATCTTCCCGACAGTCTCGGATGGAAGCCGGCCGCCGGGGTCAACCGATCTTTGCAAGTTTGCGGCCAGGGCGTTGCGCTTCGGATTGCCGTCCCTGGTAAACGCGCACCCCGCCGGGCTGGGGAACGGAAACGGACGGCGCCGGGGAGGTGGCGGAAGATTCCGTTGGCGTCGCGGAGGGCGTGCCGCCGGATTCGATGTGCCGGATCAGGGCCTCCAGTTGCGAGGCCACCTGCGCGGGAGTCTCGGCCACCTGCGGCGTCCGCTGCGGAGGGGTTCCCGAAATCGAAGCGGCCGGGGTCGAAGCCTCCTGGGCGACCCGCTCCGGGGCCTGCATCCAGGTCTGCCCGCCGCGGCGGCTGGAACGGCCCAGGGCCATGGGTTCACCGGGACGGTGCAGAGGCTTCAGCTCGGTGTGGCGGCCCAGCGCCGTGGCGGACGTCTCCCGGGCCGGACTCCGGCGGGGATCGCGGCCGGATTCGGCCAAGGACTTGACTCCGGCCTGGGCAGGCGCGGCGACTGCCGCGACCGCTTCCGCCCCGCCAGGCGACGCGGCCAGAGGATTCAACACGGCTGGATCGGCGAGCGGCCCCGCTGAAACGGAATCCGCTGCGGCCTGGTCCGGGACGGCCGCCCCTTCAGCGGCTTCCGGGGCCCGAGGCGCGGACATGCGTCCGGGCAAGGCCTCGCGCCCCATGTCCGCCAACCGCTGCTTGAGGTTGCCGTAGAGCATGTCGGCCAGGCCGATGCCGCCGGAGTCAGCCATCTTCTCGGAAAACGCCTGATCGAACATGGACAGGTAGGCGTCCTCCTGGGGACTGTGCAGATAGCCTTCCTTGGGCACGGTGGCGCGCATCTGCTCCCAGAGCTTGCCGAGGAACACGGCCTCGAAATTCCGGCAAGCCTTGCGCAGTTGCTTTTCCTTGGCCTCCGGGTCGGACAGGCGCTTCTTCAGCGCGTCCATGGAAAGCTTGAACTGGACCAGATCCTGGTCCTTGAGCTTCTGCCCGGCCAGGGACGCGTCGGCTGCCGGCGTGGTCATGCTAGATCACCTCCAGGTCGGCATGCAGGGCGCCGGCCGACTTGAGCGTGCGGATGATGGAAATGAGGTCGCGCGGAGTGGCGCCGATGGAGTTCAGCCCATCCACCAATTCCTGAAGCGTGGCTCCCTCCACCAGCATCAAACGGTTGTTCTGCTCGTTCACGGAAACGTTCGTCTGCGGCGTGGTCACGGTCCGGCCCTGGGAGAACGGCCCGGGCTGGCTGACCTGCTGGCTCTCGCTGATGACGATCTGGAGGTTGCCGTGGGCCACGGCCACGCGCGACAGACGCAC
This window encodes:
- the csrA gene encoding carbon storage regulator CsrA; translation: MLILTRRPGESLYLGDNIKLKVLSVQGKQIKLGLDVPEDMPVYREEVYLKIKEQNRLALETSEQDLLAAASLWQKK
- the flgM gene encoding flagellar biosynthesis anti-sigma factor FlgM, with translation MEINKLIGELNPYGKQKVQETAKSDAAQRSSSGESKSGDVVNLSGDAKVLSAAMSAAREAPDVRTEKVRALKEQVRNGTYKPDIQKAARNLVRDDLSRIL
- the flgL gene encoding flagellar hook-associated protein FlgL — translated: MRVTQNMLFSNYVYNMNSSLTKLMELNIQSSSMKRVNKPSDDPSGMVRILDHRTTLASVKQYQSNIDTAKGWLNASDENLIQVSNILSQAKALAEQAATGTITQDNREQISYQVRSLFEQLVGLANLQYDGKSVYAGQKTDAPAFREVLWLTTNDRQFSQECGFSIDGDSDRTILVQFYDKTGAQGAGEGMALSDANLGVRYSIDGGRTFLTDGSVTIAGGEATVQLPRSGARLTLTNPAARVKVTPQGQEGNSEGTWLWLRPTAQYMGDDSQDTGHVDVKAMGAGTEDLIAWAAGAFGPNVAVRVDGYLSNGSLVRSPAAMGSQTVVYSYSTDGGVNWVTGNVQPPNGVASNVSLSIAGGLLTIASNGGNVLQPGAQFFVHARSSAIEIDISSTERVRVNEVGMEIFGGIYQNPDQTADSNGNRIHLSSSNASAAFSLAGAGSFAVMDSNASATKNMFEAMGNLIAFLETNNQQGVQQALASLTESQKHILNAAASVGGRENRLTVASTILDGLEFNENQRISSIEDADVSELLTQLSQQEIIYQAVLRSSSMIMQNNLLKYL
- the flgK gene encoding flagellar hook-associated protein FlgK: MFGPNSILDMARSALQAHQACIQVTGENLANVDTPGYARRAVTLTEAGAINYTPGQVGLGVRATEVVRYFDEMVERLYYDQAALTARWDTTYASLQSVETMFNESDGYGISNAMSAFFNAWTKVSQNPKDFGTRQDLLNATTTFSSLLHQTDSDLSKLQQQADRMIAQDVDSANQLIKDIAEINRQLNLYDQPGSNNANSLYDQRTQKLRALDQIMGINVIDNGKGNLTVTTKGGQPLVDGVEHYSLEFSAPKTGRSLTPTSNFDGEVCFEGNDSYEYTLECVDGGMVSNGAGAATFRVSLDGGRTWLEDENGQEKHFAARPQDGKIEIGGLTVWFGTADNPNTAANESDPLTPPTQAMAEGDRFTIIPKKNVYWVKNTSTKENITPLQYGNGAEDNSRLNSGTLAGLFNFRDDYVGGYQDKLDALSKSLVWEVNRLHSQGCGLEKFGNLEGSYSVAHDDRPLGEDSTGLVFGDKLQSGSSMFYVYNADTGLLVSGAALDWSDAPGIQNFDPSTHTLEDAAAAVNRSFGGYVTANIVNHQLRIVAKDGYQFAFGTDSSGLTAALGLNVYFQGSTAQDIAVSDKVGSNLNYMCAGRVNGAGEANEGDNTIALALGKLAEQDVSFSTLRNGSTSQTFSEYYNSLVGEVGADTAAAKYNYDFNNALATDLDQRQQQAMGVNIDEEMTNLIKFQHAYTAAAKLVTTADEMMQTLLSLKS
- a CDS encoding DVU0524 family FlgM-associated protein produces the protein MLANTADVRIMLRTYGKQLSNAKRLARFRRALRLSEAQDVVDISRQARRRELVERIAREIMENLIVNGAENPVVEDILDRLEAETGWPVLLEYPLDGGDLRILRRSEDAPESLGPEEAAQLMRRLWEITLAKVDETML
- a CDS encoding flagellar protein FlgN; amino-acid sequence: MESRIQENLSRQQRALVLLAELLDEEFSYLKSGKPQDVSRIEISIQELLRQLAMERVSLRSQVQSIVPGAKRVREILDSVPVEEGDALRDLLLKLDGLEQLCARQAAKNQNLVLALFDQSRKLLNFLQEKIQPKGTAYSAKGRMARASNAPSLVSGRL
- a CDS encoding NAD(+)/NADH kinase, with the protein product MDSFLIVTKAGDAAARELGLEIAVSLRERNARVGVSEHSPDAPVRSGLAEFGDYGLVLVLGGDGTLISVARRMHGHPAPLLALNLGRVGFLAETSRERWPEVLGRLLTGDFLVRRRLCLEYAVLRGGEGVERGLAVNDIVVSRGVLARLIRLGLAHDGEHVASLRADGLVVSTPTGSTAYGLSAGGPLVHPDLDVLAVTPVCPFLNSIKPLILPADGELTILVEDAGGDVNLSEDGQKAVPLAAGDRVVVRRSPHDLILADLGRSSYFLRLRKKGFLAGGGA
- the fliW gene encoding flagellar assembly protein FliW; this encodes MAKKMTRTIKTRLGPRDIAEDSILYFPRGLIGIEDKREFVLLQVGEKSPFLLLQCLSDPELGLLVADPYPFLSDYKVKLDNAEKRLLRIENIRQIAVIVTVTIPQGRPAETTLNLSGPIIINTEARLGLQVPQVDSKYPTHFKPVNGPGDRNNTPEGG
- a CDS encoding rod-binding protein, producing MTTPAADASLAGQKLKDQDLVQFKLSMDALKKRLSDPEAKEKQLRKACRNFEAVFLGKLWEQMRATVPKEGYLHSPQEDAYLSMFDQAFSEKMADSGGIGLADMLYGNLKQRLADMGREALPGRMSAPRAPEAAEGAAVPDQAAADSVSAGPLADPAVLNPLAASPGGAEAVAAVAAPAQAGVKSLAESGRDPRRSPARETSATALGRHTELKPLHRPGEPMALGRSSRRGGQTWMQAPERVAQEASTPAASISGTPPQRTPQVAETPAQVASQLEALIRHIESGGTPSATPTESSATSPAPSVSVPQPGGVRVYQGRQSEAQRPGRKLAKIG